A portion of the Oreochromis niloticus isolate F11D_XX linkage group LG10, O_niloticus_UMD_NMBU, whole genome shotgun sequence genome contains these proteins:
- the cyb5d2 gene encoding neuferricin isoform X1, which yields MLSYVVVALLSATLAVLFIPPDWSAMFGIESSKGSPLRLLSRSELALHDGEQGSKGLYLAILGQVFDVHKGEKHYGPGGAYHFMAGKDASLAFITGDFTESGLTDDVSSLSPLEVVALYDWLAFYQRDYQNVGVLIGRFYNEAGEPTEGLLRVEASLAEGKKLKAQSEAERIRFPSCNSEWTAASGGRFWCSTKSGGVVRHWAGVPRKLFSPGATGARCVCVEDPITAEEDPNLQKYDGCPAHAESCSVGAH from the exons ATGCTCAGCTATGTGGTGGTCGCGCTTTTATCCGCGACGCTGGCAGTGCTGTTCATCCCTCCTGATTGGTCAGCTATGTTTGGCATTGAGTCATCAAAGGGGTCACCGCTCAGACTCCTAAGCAGGAGTGAGTTAGCGCTGCACGATGGGGAGCAGGGCAGCAAGGGGCTATACCTGGCCATACTGGGGCAGGTTTTTGATGTACACAAGGGAGAAAAGCACTATGGACCTGGTGGCGCTTATCACTTTATGGCAG GCAAAGACGCCTCACTGGCCTTCATCACCGGAGACTTCACAGAGAGTGGGCTGACAGATGACGTGTCGAGTCTGTCCCCCCTAGAGGTGGTTGCGCTGTACGACTGGCTGGCCTTCTACCAGAGGGACTACCAAAATGTGG GTGTATTAATAGGTCGGTTCTATAACGAGGCCGGAGAGCCCACAGAGGGCCTGTTGAGAGTAGAAGCATCACTAGCAGAGGGTAAGAAACTCAAGGCTCAGTCTGAGGCTGAGAGGATTCGCTTTCCGTCTTGCAACTCAGAATGGACTGCTGCCAGTGGAGGAAGATTCTGGTGCTCCACTAAGAG TGGTGGAGTGGTGAGACACTGGGCAGGCGTGCCACGGAAGCTCTTCTCTCCTGGCGCCACTGGCGCTCGTTGTGTCTGTGTTGAAGACCCGATCACGGCAGAGGAAGACCCCAACCTGCAGAAATACGACGGCTGCCCTGCACATGCCGAGTCATGCTCTGTGGGAGCGCACTAG
- the cyb5d2 gene encoding neuferricin isoform X2, with amino-acid sequence MLSYVVVALLSATLAVLFIPPDWSAMFGIESSKGSPLRLLSRSELALHDGEQGSKGLYLAILGQVFDVHKGEKHYGPGGAYHFMAGKDASLAFITGDFTESGLTDDVSSLSPLEVVALYDWLAFYQRDYQNVGRFYNEAGEPTEGLLRVEASLAEGKKLKAQSEAERIRFPSCNSEWTAASGGRFWCSTKSGGVVRHWAGVPRKLFSPGATGARCVCVEDPITAEEDPNLQKYDGCPAHAESCSVGAH; translated from the exons ATGCTCAGCTATGTGGTGGTCGCGCTTTTATCCGCGACGCTGGCAGTGCTGTTCATCCCTCCTGATTGGTCAGCTATGTTTGGCATTGAGTCATCAAAGGGGTCACCGCTCAGACTCCTAAGCAGGAGTGAGTTAGCGCTGCACGATGGGGAGCAGGGCAGCAAGGGGCTATACCTGGCCATACTGGGGCAGGTTTTTGATGTACACAAGGGAGAAAAGCACTATGGACCTGGTGGCGCTTATCACTTTATGGCAG GCAAAGACGCCTCACTGGCCTTCATCACCGGAGACTTCACAGAGAGTGGGCTGACAGATGACGTGTCGAGTCTGTCCCCCCTAGAGGTGGTTGCGCTGTACGACTGGCTGGCCTTCTACCAGAGGGACTACCAAAATGTGG GTCGGTTCTATAACGAGGCCGGAGAGCCCACAGAGGGCCTGTTGAGAGTAGAAGCATCACTAGCAGAGGGTAAGAAACTCAAGGCTCAGTCTGAGGCTGAGAGGATTCGCTTTCCGTCTTGCAACTCAGAATGGACTGCTGCCAGTGGAGGAAGATTCTGGTGCTCCACTAAGAG TGGTGGAGTGGTGAGACACTGGGCAGGCGTGCCACGGAAGCTCTTCTCTCCTGGCGCCACTGGCGCTCGTTGTGTCTGTGTTGAAGACCCGATCACGGCAGAGGAAGACCCCAACCTGCAGAAATACGACGGCTGCCCTGCACATGCCGAGTCATGCTCTGTGGGAGCGCACTAG